A portion of the Misgurnus anguillicaudatus chromosome 16, ASM2758022v2, whole genome shotgun sequence genome contains these proteins:
- the polr2g gene encoding DNA-directed RNA polymerase II subunit RPB7: MFYHISLEHEILLHPRYFGPNLLNTVKQKLFTEVEGTCTGKYGFVIAVTTIDNIGAGVIQPGRGFVLYPVKYKAIVFRPFKGEVVDAVVTQVNKVGLFTEIGPMSCFISRHSIPSEMEFDPNSNPPCYKTVDEDVVIQQDDEIRLKIVGTRVDKNDIFAIGSLMDDYLGLVS; this comes from the exons ATGTTTT ATCACATCTCTTTGGAGCATGAGATTCTTCTCCATCCAAGATACTTCGGACCCAATCTTTTGAACACAGTCAAACAGAAACTTTTCACAGAGGTGGAGGGGACATGTACGGGAAA GTATGGTTTTGTCATTGCAGTAACTACAATTGATAATATCGGAGCCGGTGTGATACAGCCTGGCAGAGGTTTTGTCTTGTACCCTGTCAAATACAAAGCAATTGTATTCCGTCCCTTTAAAGGAGAAGTGGTGGATGCTGTTGTCACTCAGGTTAACAAA GTTGGACTCTTCACAGAAATTGGCCCCATGTCTTGTTTCATTTCTCGTCAT TCTATTCCTTCTGAGATGGAGTTTGACCCAAATTCAAATCCTCCCTGCTATAAAACAGTTGATGAG gACGTTGTCATTCAACAAGATGATGAAATTCGACTGAAGATTGTGGGAACTCGAGTGGATAAGAATGATATT tttGCTATTGGATCTCTTATGGATGACTA tttggGTCTTGTCAGCTGA
- the neurog1 gene encoding neurogenin-1 → MCTAMETLYSDMDNSSCDYSFTHTDDEDSRSSSSHAASPASSCGKPPASPADSLQEGNAELQPKKRRRGRARNEATVHVVKKNRRMKANDRERNRMHNLNDALDALRSVLPAFPDDTKLTKIETLRFAHNYIWALSETIRIADQRPSKTRDAALMLPGLSCVMEAPSPSGDSCSWASSASSSASSPSYCNSDPGSPAAIDDFGYLQTDVVYSYHKFMPRIY, encoded by the coding sequence ATGTGCACTGCAATGGAGACCCTCTACTCCGACATGGATAACTCAAGCTGTGACTACTCGTTTACGCACACAGATGATGAAGACTCGCGCAGCAGCAGCAGCCACGCCGCATCCCCCGCATCCTCCTGCGGAAAGCCACCTGCATCTCCAGCCGACAGCCTGCAGGAGGGCAACGCTGAGCTGCAGCCAAAAAAGAGGCGTAGGGGGCGCGCCAGGAACGAGGCCACCGTGCACGTCGTAAAGAAAAACCGCCGGATGAAGGCAAACGACCGCGAAAGGAACAGGATGCACAACCTCAACGACGCCTTGGATGCCCTGAGAAGCGTGCTGCCCGCATTTCCCGATGACACAAAGCTCACCAAAATCGAGACTCTGCGCTTCGCCCACAACTACATATGGGCACTTTCAGAGACCATTCGGATCGCAGACCAGCGGCCGAGCAAGACGAGAGACGCCGCGCTGATGCTCCCGGGACTAAGCTGCGTCATGGAGGCGCCCAGCCCGAGCGGGGACTCTTGCTCTTGGGCATCCAGTGCCTCTTCCTCGGCTTCATCTCCGTCTTACTGCAATTCAGATCCCGGCAGCCCAGCAGCCATTGACGATTTTGGATATTTGCAGACTGATGTAGTTTACAGCTACCACAAATTCATGCCCAGAATCTATTAG